Below is a genomic region from Pirellulales bacterium.
AAGCTGGTGGTTGAGACGCGAGCGCCCATCAAGTCCGTGGCCCAGACGAAAAAGGCGGTCTGGGAAGAATGGGGCGACGCCCTTGTGACGACGGCCCGCGACATCGTGCCGGGGGTCAAAGCCAGCGACGACCTCTACGAAATCTGGTCGCTCGACATTTCCAAGCGCGATCTCGACCGCGTGATCGCCGCGATGATGCAGAGCGGCTATTTTGTCAATCCCACGAAACCGGCGATCGGCGTGGCGTTGGCGGCGCAGGTCGACAACTTCGCGGCTTCCAAGAACTGGACGCACGAGCCGGAGCTCGACATTTTGATGGAGCGCGTGCGGCAGCAGGGCCAACTCGTTTCGTACCTGCACCCGATTGAGGCGGCTGGTGCCGCGACGGCTGCCGTCGCGGGACAGGAAGGCAACCGCGCGACGCTGGTGGCGCACAATCAAGAGGGGCCGGCGCTGTTTCCCGCCGGGCCGCAAACCAACAGCTATCCTGCGCTGCCCGAACCCGCGTTGCCGTCGGTCGCTCCCCAATACGTGCCCGCGGCGCCGAACGGGCAGCGGCCGTCGCTCCCCTACGCGCCGCCGGGAATGAGGCTGCCGCGGACCGCGCCGGCGCAACCGAGGCAACTGCGCGGCATGCAACGGCCGACCATGCCGCCCGGCGGACAACCGGCCGCGCCGAGATCGCCCGCCGCTGGGCCGGGGCGCAACAGAAACAATACGCCCGCTCGCAGTCCCTCTCCGCCGCCGAATCGCCGGCCGCCCATGCCGCCGGCCGCGTCGCAGAACCGCGCCGCACAACCGGGCACGGCGCAGCCGGCCGATGCTTCGCCTGCAGGTCAGCCGCGCTTCCGTTGGCCGTGGCGTCGATCGAATGCCAACGCCGGCGGGCAACCCGCGACCACACCGCCGCAGGGCGGCAACGCTCCCGACTCGCGTCGGCCGCGGCTTCCGCGTTACGGCACGCCGCCAGATCCGAACGGAGCCGGCGCGCCGCCGTTCTATCAGGGCGCCATGCCGCCGGGCGCCTCTCCGGCCGGCATGCCTCAGCCGCCGCAGGTCACTTCTCGCCCGGCGGGGTATTAACGCATCGCTCACCGGCCGTCGCGCCACGGACGCAGGGTGGGAGCGAGCATTCTATGCCCGGACCAGCTCCGCGATGGGCTCGCCGGAAGGAAGAATCGGCATCGGCCGACCACGATGATCGGGGAACGAGTCATCCGGGTTAATGCCCAAGTGCCGATAGACGGTGGCCCACAGGTCGTTGGGCGTCAGGGGACGATCGACCGGGTGTTCGCCCTTGGGGTTCGTGGAACCGACGATCTGCCCGGTGCGCATGCCGCCGCCGGCCATAATCAGCGACATGGCCTGCGGCCAGTGATCGCGGCCCGGCTGCATGGCACCCGTCTGCGTACCGATGTTGTGCTCGATGCGCGGCGTGCGGCCGAATTCGCCGGTGACGAGCACCAAGGTCCGCCGGTCGAGGCCGCGCTGATAAACGTCTTCGATCAGCGCGGTCACCGCCTGGTCGTAAATCGGCAGCCGCGCGTGCAGGTCGTCCCAGATGTGACAGTTCACGGCGTGCGAATCCCAGTTGTAGACGCCCTGTTTGAGGTGCGAGATGCCCGATTGGTACGGGTTTTCCATGATGACCGTCACGAAGCTGACGCCCGCCTCGACCAGACGCCGGGCCATCAACAGCCGCTGACCCCAGCAATGGCGGCCGTAGCGATCGCGAACGGCATCCGGCTCACGGGAAAGATCGAAGGCGTCTTTGGCCCGCCGGCTGGTGAGCATGCTCACCGCCCGTTGTTGAAACTTGTCCATCGACTCCATCAACCGCGAGGCGTCGATCTGCCGTTCGATGCGGTCGAGCGACGTCAACAAGCTGGTGCGGTCCTGGATGCGGTCCGCGACTGCCTGCACGGGGGCCAAGTTCGGCACCACGAAGTTCGGGGCGGTTGGATCGCCTTCGACGTTGAACGGCATGTAGGCCCGGCTCAGATAGGCCGAGCCTTGGGCAAACACGTCGTCCTTGCGGCCGCCCGGATTCAGCGACACGT
It encodes:
- a CDS encoding DUF1501 domain-containing protein, coding for MTRREFLAAGTLGIGGLALSDLLRIRARAAEARRPLDQETSVIFVWLPGGPPHMDMYDLKPDASSDYRGVFHPIPTKVAGMDVCELLPRHASIADKFAIVRSVSHTFADHGGGHKRMMTGRIPATPVDTVNDTPATGSIVAKCRETRDRGIPNYVSLNPGGRKDDVFAQGSAYLSRAYMPFNVEGDPTAPNFVVPNLAPVQAVADRIQDRTSLLTSLDRIERQIDASRLMESMDKFQQRAVSMLTSRRAKDAFDLSREPDAVRDRYGRHCWGQRLLMARRLVEAGVSFVTVIMENPYQSGISHLKQGVYNWDSHAVNCHIWDDLHARLPIYDQAVTALIEDVYQRGLDRRTLVLVTGEFGRTPRIEHNIGTQTGAMQPGRDHWPQAMSLIMAGGGMRTGQIVGSTNPKGEHPVDRPLTPNDLWATVYRHLGINPDDSFPDHRGRPMPILPSGEPIAELVRA